The Ignavibacteriota bacterium genome contains the following window.
CCGTCTTCAGCATTTCCACCTACAATATCGTAGCTGTCGAGAGAACCGCTGACTAGTTCACAGCTGCGCATCAGCTCTTCTACTTTTGAACGAACTTCTTTAACTTGGGGCTTCCCTGCGAGTGGTCCCATTCTGACATTTTCTATATCCGGATTACCTATAATATTTTTGGCAAGTCTTGATTTCAGTGCATTTATGACCGGTTCGACCATATTTTCAGGAACAATTGCCCTACGAATTGCAGTACATTTCTGCCCTGCTTTGACAGTCATTTCCCTAACAATTTCCTTAATATAAAGGTCAAATTCTTCTTTATCTGGTGTTACATCTATTCCAAGAATTGAGCAGTTCAATGAATCTGCTTCCATATTAAATCTTACAGAATTTTCCAAAAATGCCGGACTTGATTTCAGCATTTTGCCTGTAACTGCCGAGCCTGTAAATGTTACAACATCCTGGCATGTAACATGCTCCAGTAAATCACCGGCACTGCCTGTAATGAGCTGCAATGCACCTTCCGGGAGGATTTTTGAAACAATAATTTCTTTCACCATAAGTTCTGTCAGATAAGCAGTAAGTGATGCCGGTTTAACAATTGCAGGTAAACCTGCAAGAAGGGAAGGTGAAATTTTCTCAAGCATTCCCCAGATTGGGAAATTAAATGCATTGATATGAATAGCTGCCCCTTCAAGCGGAACGCAGATATGATGTCCAATAAAAGTTCCTTTTTTGGATATTACCTCAGCATTTCCCTCCAATAGAAACGGCTCGTCCGGTAATTCCCGTCTACCTTTGCTTGCGTAAGTAAATAGAGTACCAATTCCTCCCTCGATATCAATCCAAGAGTCAGTCCTTGTAGCACCTGTGGCTTTCGATAGTTCATAGAATATTTCTTTTTTGCTTAACAAATGCTGTGCTAATGCCTTAAGCATTCTTGCTCTTTCGTGGAATGTCATTTTCCTTAAAGTTGGACTTCCTACCTCGCGGGCATACCTTAGCATATCCTTAAAATCAACGCCTTTACTTGATATTTCACCGATTGGCTCACCGGTTACAGCATGAAATAGCATAGTACCGCTTCCTTCACCCTCTATCCATTGACCGCTTGCATAGCTCTTTAATTTCATTTGAAATCCTAATTTTTTTTATTTGACAGAATTGATATTAATAAATTAACGTTGAAATATGAAAAGTGTTGTTAATTTTTTTGAGTTGATTAGGTGTAGTGTGTTGTGGTTAGAGTTTGAGAATTGAATAATATTGTTTTGAGACAAATTTACAGAAAATGTTATCATCAGGATACTAAAATCACAAATATGAAATCTTAAAATATCATGGACATTTCATTATGAAATATTTATCTAATGACACAATACTACTTCTGTGCTAAGTCGAAGTGTGACACTTTAATATAATATTTAACAAGTTGCCGGTTTCAATTACATTCTGAAAATACCAAATCTTGGTTCAGGAATTTCCCGATTTAGTGACATAGATATTCCAAGAGCTATTGCATTTCTTGTGTCGAGCGGGTCAATGATTCCATCGTCCCATAGTCTTGCAGTACTGTAGTATGGGCTTGCTTCTTGCTCATATTGCCGAAGAATAGGTTCCTGAATCATACGAATGTCTTCATCAGTTAGTTTCACACCAGTTTTTTCCAACTGTTTGATTTTGACAGTAGAAAGAACATTTGCTGCCTGCTCGCCGCCCATAACAGAGATTCTGCTATTTGGGTACATAAATAATAAACGAGGTTTGTATCCTCTGCCACACATAGCATAATTACCTGCACCATAAGATCCGCCGACTATAACAGTAAATTTCGGCACCTGTGCATTAGCAACAGCGTGAACAAGTTTAGCTCCATCGCGTGCAATGCCTCCATGTTCATATTTTTTCCCAACTATAAATCCTGTTATATTTTGTAAAAATAGTAATGGGATTTTTCTCATAGAGCATAATTCGATAAAATGGGCTCCTTTTAGACTTGACTCTGAGAAAAGAACACCGTTATTAGCAATAATTCCTACCGGATACCCTTTAATTCTTGCAAATCCGGTAATTAAGGTCTTGCCATATTCAGCTTTGAACTGCTGAAATCTACTTCCATCAACAAGTCTGGCAATCACTTCCATCATATCAAATTGTTGGCGGAGATTTGCAGGGAGAATGCCATAAATTTCTTTCGGGTCATAGAATGGCTCTTCAGGGATTTCAATATCAAGTTCAAATTTTCTTTTTTTGTCGAAATTTTCAACAATATTCCGAACGATTTCAAGAGCGTGCATATCATTTTGGGCATAATGGTCTGAAACGCCTGAAATCTTGCAATGTACATCAGCACCTCCAAGTTCTTCATCTGTAACTATTTCTCCGGTTGCAGCCTTAACAAGTGGCGGTCCTCCGATAAATATTGTCGCCTGATTTCTGACCATAATAGTTTCGTCGCTCATTGCCGGAACATAAGCTCCACCTGCTGTGCAGGAACCCATCACACAAGCAATCTGAGGAATTCCTTCGGCTGACATCTGAGCCTGATTATAAAATATATTTCCAAAATGCTCTTTATCGGCGAATGTATCGGATTGATATGGCAGAAAAATTCCGCCTGAATCCACGAGATATATGCAAGGGAGCTTGTTTTCAAGAGCTACAGTCTGAGCTCTTATGTGTTTTTTGATTGTCATCGGGAAATATGTACCACCCTTGACTGTGGCATCATTGGCGACAATCATACATTCCCTGCCTTTGATTACACCAATACCGGTAATCACACCGGCAGATGGAGCATCGCCATCATACATATCGTAAGCAGCAAGTGAATTAAGCTCAAGAAATGGAGTATTTTCATCGCAAAGATTGGCAATTCTGTCGCGTACTAATAATTTACCTCTGTCTGTGTGGCGTTTACGGGCAATTTCCGGACCTCCAAGCCTGACCTTATCGAGAGTTTCTTTAAGCTGTGAAGTAAGTTTTATCAAATTTTCATGGTTTTCTTTAAATTCAGGCGATTTTGTATTTAATTTTGAATTAATTCTGTACATTCAAAAAGCTCCGGAAATTTCATAAATAAAAATTCTAAAACGTATTGATTAAAAAAACATTTTCGTTTTCATTAAAACCTTCTGTGATTTAAAAATATTGAAAAAATAAAAAAAAACTATATTATATAGACATTATACATTTAAAATTTTGTTTATTAATCAAAATTTACTAATTTTAAGAGTTATAAATGTGTAAATATGAATATTGTGTTAAAATTTTTGCATTTAGATTACTTGTTATCGTAAAATCATAGAAAATTTTATACCAATTTCATTTTAGAAAAATAATTTGTAACTTTTTTTGTAAATAATGTGTTATATAATAATATTTTTGTTAATCTTTTTAATGGAGTTTTTTTCATGAAATCTATAAATACAAAATTAGGTATCAGCCTATTTTTATTTGCTTTTTTGTTGCTTGTTGGCACAAACGATGCTTTAGCAATAAAAAGAGTATTAATTGAACAACAAACCGGTGCTTGGTGCGGTTGGTGTCCGGATGGTTCTGTAAGAATGGACCAAATAATTGACCAGAATCCTGACAGAGTTATTGGGGTCAAATGGCACAATGGTGATGCTATGACAATTACCGAACAATCACAGTTTGCTCAGACTTTTGGTATAACCGGTTATCCTACAGGAACTGTTGACAGAAAACCATACAATGGTAGGATTGCATTAAATAGAGGTGACTGGGCTGCAGCAGTAAATGCAAATTTGAATTCACCAAATGTAGCTGATGTATCAGTGCAATACGATTTAGATCCTACAACTAAGAAAATAACAGCTACTGTTACAGGCAAAGCTCTTGTAAACGAAACCCGTCAATTAGCATTAAATCTATATATCATTGAAGATTTTTGCTCCGGTACCGGAAACCAGTGGGACCAAAGAAACTATATGTCAGGAAATGCAAGTTTTGTTGGACATCCTTACTATTCCAAACCTGACCCAGTTACAAACTATCAGCACATGAAAGTTGTTCGTAAAGTTTTAGGTGGTGTTTATGGTAGCACAAAAAATGTACCTGCTACATTAAATAACGGACAGGAGTTTTCTGAAACTTTCACTTACAATGTTGAACCTTCATGGAATACTGACAATCTTTATGTTGTTGGTGTAATTCAGGCGTTTGTTACTTCAGGACAAAGTTTAACTGATGCTCAAATTATCAATGCAATAGAAGTTGGTAGAAAAGAAGTCCTAATTACAGAAGTTAATGTTGCTGAGCCTCACAAGATGATTGACCCGGGTCAGACCATGAAGAGACAAATCGAATTGCAAAATCCACAGGATTTCCAAATTTCTGTAAATTTAGCAATATCAGGTACTGTACCTAATGGCTGGGAACTTACTTTCCCATCTTCAGTAAATATTCCTGCTAAAGGCAAAGTTAGTGTAGAAGCTACAGTTGTTGCACCAACAGGTACACCAAGTTTTGCAGAATTCAAATTCACAGCAACTCCTAAGAAATTTGCTGAATACAATTCTGCTCCTTCAGCAGGTGGATTTACTTCACTTACCAGCAATACTAAATTTATTTATTACACAGGTTCTAATGGTAATTCAGCTGCTTTCACCAGTACTATGAACGGAATGAACGAATATATTAAAGATTTCGCATTTGTTCCTTTTGGTGCAGATGTTATTGATGCCTACAAACCTGCATATTTCGATGTAATATTCATTTCATCTAATTTATCAGGTGCTTCAGGATTGTTTTCAGGCGTATCAGGTGCAAGTGTAGCTACTTTCAATGCTGTTACTCAGGCAATCAATGCAGGCAAGAAAGTTGTAATCAGTTCAGATTACGATTTATCTTATGCATTAAGCAATAATGGCACCCAGCAAGCAAGAGATTTTTATAGTTTTCTTGGTGTTGAAGGTGGCGAATATGTATTCCGTCGTCAGTTTAGTAATGGTCAGTGGGGAAATCAATTGTTCAATTTCCCTGTTAAAGGAGTTAATGGCGATGTAATTAGTAATGGTATGAGCTTCACAGGTAATCAATATAACCAAGCTACAAATCCGTATTTTGTTTACTTAACAGATGTATTGCGAGTTAAAGCAGGTTCTTTTGGTGTACCATTCCTTATCATGGATGATGATCAATCCAGAATTGGCGGCATCCGTTTTGAAAAAGGTGAATCTAAATATATTTATATGAGTGTTGGTTTCGAAGCTTTAGTCCCTGCAGACAGAGCAATGTTAATTGACAAAATTATGAAATGGTTCAAAACTGAAACTGCTCCCGATGGTCCAAAAGTGGCAGTTAATACCAAAACCCTTGATTTCGGTACTGTTGACACAGACCAGTCAAAAGATATGACAATTACATTATCAAATACAGGCGACCAGGCTCTTACTGTTTACAGCATTGTGAAAACCGGAGATAGTAAAAAAGCATTCACAATTGTATCAGGTGATAATGTGAAGTCAGTAGCTGCAGGTGAAAGTGTAGATGTATTGGTTAAATTTGAACCAAAAGATGCAGATAACTATTCAGGTGTAATAACATTTACAACTGATGGTAAAAACGAGCAAACAACTTCTGTTAATCTTAGTGGCAGAGGAAATCCGGCAGGTAGTGTGGCTTATGGCACTACTCCAAACGGAGCTCTGACAATGTCAATGACACCTAATCCGGTAGTTGATAATTCTCAGTTCAACTATACGATCAGTAGCGATGAATCAAGAAATGTAAGAATTTATGTAATGGACTTAGCAGGCAAGGTTATAACTGAACTTGTAAATTCAAGTCTTTCAGCAGGTACTTATAATATGAATTTCTCAGCTACAAATTATGTAAGCGGTACTTATTTCATTATGGCAGAAGTTGATGGCTCAAAAGCACAAATTCCTGTTGTAATTACTAAGTAAACTATTACTTTTTGACTAAATATGACAGCCGGAATAGGTTATATTTCGGCTGTTTTAATAAAAAAGAATATGAAATTGGTAACTTATGCCCTAAGATAATGAATTAGTCATAATCTTAGGATGCAAGTTAAACGAAATATTGATTTTATTCGACTATAAATTTATATATATTATTGAAAACAAGAAATTTTTCAAATTAGTTTAAGGAGTAATTATAATGAAAAGCAAATTTTTACTGATATTAACTACCTTGTTAGTCAGTTTGATGATGTTGCCACAAGGACTTTTCAGTCAGGAGAAGTATTACATCATTTTCGATAATTTCGAAGACCAAATCGGTAACGATGGAGTCCAGATAACTAACTTATTTGATTTATGTTACTGGGATCCATTGAGGACTGATGTATTATTAGGCAAATATGCAGAGAAAAAGCCTTTTAATGCTCTTACATTTGCACAGAAAGAAATTACCGAATATGATGTTGCAATCTTTGTAATGGGTACTACCAATCATCTCGGTACATCAGTTGATGGTATCAAAGTCCTTGATAAGATTAAAATGATGGTTAATGCCAATAAAGGAGTTTTAATCATCGGCACTAATGTTGTTCCCGAAGCATTCAAACCGGGCGGTGATGCTCAGGCAAGGGCATGGCTAACTGAATGGCTTGGAATTGACAATGTCAGGATTTTGGGTCACGTTCAGGGAAACACAATTTATGGTATGCGGGTTGATGGTGTGGAAGGCGACCCGATTTCCCGCGGCTTCCAGAAACAATGTAACCGCCAGTTTGCTGAAAACAACCCCGAGCTTCGCGGACCTATTCGCTATTACAGTGGCACTCCTTTTTTTGAGATCAAAGGTGGCAAAAATGCTAAAGGATTTGACTTCATTAAGGAAGCAGCAGACCAAAATATAACTGAAACCTGGATAACCGGCGCAAGAGCTGAACAAGGCAAAGCAAGAGTAGCACTTTGGACTACTAATTTTGATATTGCTTCTACATACCACACAAACAGATTTTACAATGCAATGACTTGGGCAGTTCGTTGGATGGTTAGCGACGTACCTCATCCGGAAGGTTTCCTGACTATAGAAGATGAAACTGTTGATTTCGGTATTGTAGAGCCTAATCAGTCCGGCTATATGCAGGCAGTCTTCATGAATACCGGTCGCCAGAAACTTACTGTTTCAAAATTTGAAATTGCAGGCGACGAGCCTGATGGCAGCTTCAGAATTACCGAAGGCGGTGAAGGGATTACTATGAATCCTGGTGACGTACATATCGTTAATTTGCAGTTCTCCCCAAAAGAACAGAGACTATACGAAGATTATTTGATTATTGAATCTGATGCTTATAACGGCACAATCGAAGCTAAATTAATCGGACAGGGCGGCGAGCAGGTATTCAATGGACCAAGACTTCAGCTATCTTCACTTCCCATTGATTTCGGAACAGTTCCTTTTGGGCAGTATTCCGATAAGAATATTGCCATTTCAAATATCGGAAATGTAGCAATGGTTGTCGAAACTGTAACATTCGAAGAAGACGCAGGCAAAAGATTTACTTTCGCAGAAATAGTAAAAACTCCAATGACTGTACCTCCGGGTGAAACTCAATATGTAAAAATCAGATTTACATCAGCTGATGAAGAATCCGGAAATTACGCAGGTAAAATCAATGTTACTTCAAATGCATTGAATAATTTAGGAAAAGGTTCACTTGAATTGAAAGCACGTGCTGCTGGATTATCAACTAACTCAGGATTATCATTGTCTTCAACATCAATTGATTTTGGTGAAGTCGAAGTAACTGATGATGATGTTCAAACATTGAAAATTTCGAATATCGGTTCAAATGTACTTAGAATTTTCAGCATTACATGGGACTCAAAGTCAGGTGGTGAAAATTTAGCTCAGTTCTCATTTATAGATAATACAAATGTAACTAAACCTACAATTGAAGTTCAACCCGGTGAATCTCATGATTTAAAAATTAAGTTTGCTCCTCAGGCAGGCAAAGACTATGCAGCAATTATTCAAATGCTTACAAACGACCCTGTAGATGAAGGGCTTGTCGAAGTACCTGTTGCCGGAAAAGGCAAAATTCCTGCAAGTGTAAAAGATGGTATAGCAAAAATTCAGGGATTAAATGTAAAAATCAGTCCAAATCCTGTGACTGACAATAGCTCTGTAGAATATACACTTGATGTTTCAGGAAATCTTGAAATGTCAATTATTGACCAAACCGGTAGAAAAGTATCTGACATTTATAATCAATTCACAAATGAAGGATTATATATGAAAGAACTTTCAGCAGGAAATCTTGCAAATGGTGTATATTTCCTATCAGTTAAATTTAATGGACAAACTGTTCAGATGCCATTTGTTATAAGCAAATAATACTATATTCATCTTAAGAAAATGGCTGTTAATTTTCACATTAACAGCCATTTTTATTTTAGTTTTTCTTTCTTGACTTTGTCATTTCCTGCCCTTTATTGATTGCTTCCATTGCGGCAATTGCAAGGCGATTTTCGAGCTTCCCGAATTTCTTACGGTAGTCTTCTCGACTTCTGTTAATGACATCTAAAGCCACATCTTTTCCATAAGTATGGGTTATGATGCATTTTTGATTGATTTGTCCGGGCATATCCTTGTAAGTTAGGAAATAATGTTTCAGACGGGTAATAAGAGCAGTAGGAACGTCATCAATATTTTTCCAATCAGCATATACTTCATCTTGCCTCAGAACAGCAATGATTTTATCATCAGCTTCATCGCCGTCAATCATCCTGAATCCACCAATTGGACGGCATTGAAGCAGCAAATTACTATGAACGATATTTCTTTCGGTAAGAACACAAATATCAAGTGGGTCACCATCGCCTAAAATATCAGTACGGTTATTGCTCTGATTGCAAAGCTCAGCAACCTTCCTGCCGCAATATGTCTGAGGCACAAAGCCGTAAGGAGCCGGGATTATACTTGAAAATTTCTGTGGGCGGTCAAGTTTAAGGTAACCTGTCTCTTTGTCAATCTCGTATTTTAAAGTATCTGATGGCAGTACTTCAATAAATGCGGTAATTATTTCAGGTGCATCCGGTCCGATATTTATACCGTGCCAAGGGTGCGACTTGAATCTAAGTGCGGCTAATTGCCAAAATTCATGTAATGATTCCAACTTTTTTTCTCAGTTAACATTTTTAAAAAAGCAAATTTACAAAATTTTCTTATCATTACATAGATATTTTTGAGTTTATAATGCTAAATTGAATTTTTGTTAAGTTTTAAATGATACAATACATTAAAATGAATAATGTATCGAAACTTCTTTTTCAAACATTATTACAATTTTCAAGCAGAAATATCTTAATATAAAAAATCAATAAACAATAAAACCAAAATTACTTAGTAATATCTGTTAAGCGGTCTGCACTGAATTTTCCTGCTGTTACGGTTATCACTTCACCTGTTTTATCATTTGAAAATGTTCCTGAAAATGTTCCTTTAACTTTTGATTTGACCTGACCATAATCAGTAATTTTTAGGATTCCGGAGCCATTGTCAGACCTAAAATCCTGGTCACCAAATATCAACCTTATATATGTTTCATCAGTAAGTTGATAATCGCCCGGAGTATTTCCATTAATAACAATCGCTATCGCACTACCTATGTGTGGTTCTTTTATTGCTGTCAGCGATATGGTTGTAGTATTATTATAGGTGTGATTCCTGGCTTGAGTATACTGGTATAAGACTTCACCTCTGGAAGAATTAATAGAATTTACATTATCAGTTGCCGGATTTGCAGCAGTTGGAGTCTGACTGCTACCACTGCATGATGTAATAAAAAAGAATATAGAAATTGTCAAAAAAGTTGTGATTATT
Protein-coding sequences here:
- the paaZ gene encoding phenylacetic acid degradation bifunctional protein PaaZ, whose product is MKLKSYASGQWIEGEGSGTMLFHAVTGEPIGEISSKGVDFKDMLRYAREVGSPTLRKMTFHERARMLKALAQHLLSKKEIFYELSKATGATRTDSWIDIEGGIGTLFTYASKGRRELPDEPFLLEGNAEVISKKGTFIGHHICVPLEGAAIHINAFNFPIWGMLEKISPSLLAGLPAIVKPASLTAYLTELMVKEIIVSKILPEGALQLITGSAGDLLEHVTCQDVVTFTGSAVTGKMLKSSPAFLENSVRFNMEADSLNCSILGIDVTPDKEEFDLYIKEIVREMTVKAGQKCTAIRRAIVPENMVEPVINALKSRLAKNIIGNPDIENVRMGPLAGKPQVKEVRSKVEELMRSCELVSGSLDSYDIVGGNAEDGAFFPATLLYCNNPFTANEVHDIEAFGPVSTIIPYKTTEEAAILAKKGQGSLVGSIFTADNDVAKELFFGTASYHGRLIIINKDCAKESTGHGSPMPHLVHGGPGRAGGGEELGGIRSVTHYMQRTAIQGHPTTITKISNRWQKGAERREDVIHPFRKYFEELEIGDTLSTHGRTVTETDIVNFTGVSGDNFYAHTDVTSLEGTFFTSRVAHGYFVMSAAAGLFVDPKKGPVLANYGIDELRFTQPVYVGDTIRVNLTVLEKTAKEDKEGMPPHGVVKWDVEVFNQNNELVTQATILTLVAKKI
- a CDS encoding methylcrotonoyl-CoA carboxylase, coding for MYRINSKLNTKSPEFKENHENLIKLTSQLKETLDKVRLGGPEIARKRHTDRGKLLVRDRIANLCDENTPFLELNSLAAYDMYDGDAPSAGVITGIGVIKGRECMIVANDATVKGGTYFPMTIKKHIRAQTVALENKLPCIYLVDSGGIFLPYQSDTFADKEHFGNIFYNQAQMSAEGIPQIACVMGSCTAGGAYVPAMSDETIMVRNQATIFIGGPPLVKAATGEIVTDEELGGADVHCKISGVSDHYAQNDMHALEIVRNIVENFDKKRKFELDIEIPEEPFYDPKEIYGILPANLRQQFDMMEVIARLVDGSRFQQFKAEYGKTLITGFARIKGYPVGIIANNGVLFSESSLKGAHFIELCSMRKIPLLFLQNITGFIVGKKYEHGGIARDGAKLVHAVANAQVPKFTVIVGGSYGAGNYAMCGRGYKPRLLFMYPNSRISVMGGEQAANVLSTVKIKQLEKTGVKLTDEDIRMIQEPILRQYEQEASPYYSTARLWDDGIIDPLDTRNAIALGISMSLNREIPEPRFGIFRM
- a CDS encoding Omp28-related outer membrane protein, with protein sequence MKSINTKLGISLFLFAFLLLVGTNDALAIKRVLIEQQTGAWCGWCPDGSVRMDQIIDQNPDRVIGVKWHNGDAMTITEQSQFAQTFGITGYPTGTVDRKPYNGRIALNRGDWAAAVNANLNSPNVADVSVQYDLDPTTKKITATVTGKALVNETRQLALNLYIIEDFCSGTGNQWDQRNYMSGNASFVGHPYYSKPDPVTNYQHMKVVRKVLGGVYGSTKNVPATLNNGQEFSETFTYNVEPSWNTDNLYVVGVIQAFVTSGQSLTDAQIINAIEVGRKEVLITEVNVAEPHKMIDPGQTMKRQIELQNPQDFQISVNLAISGTVPNGWELTFPSSVNIPAKGKVSVEATVVAPTGTPSFAEFKFTATPKKFAEYNSAPSAGGFTSLTSNTKFIYYTGSNGNSAAFTSTMNGMNEYIKDFAFVPFGADVIDAYKPAYFDVIFISSNLSGASGLFSGVSGASVATFNAVTQAINAGKKVVISSDYDLSYALSNNGTQQARDFYSFLGVEGGEYVFRRQFSNGQWGNQLFNFPVKGVNGDVISNGMSFTGNQYNQATNPYFVYLTDVLRVKAGSFGVPFLIMDDDQSRIGGIRFEKGESKYIYMSVGFEALVPADRAMLIDKIMKWFKTETAPDGPKVAVNTKTLDFGTVDTDQSKDMTITLSNTGDQALTVYSIVKTGDSKKAFTIVSGDNVKSVAAGESVDVLVKFEPKDADNYSGVITFTTDGKNEQTTSVNLSGRGNPAGSVAYGTTPNGALTMSMTPNPVVDNSQFNYTISSDESRNVRIYVMDLAGKVITELVNSSLSAGTYNMNFSATNYVSGTYFIMAEVDGSKAQIPVVITK
- a CDS encoding choice-of-anchor D domain-containing protein; amino-acid sequence: MKSKFLLILTTLLVSLMMLPQGLFSQEKYYIIFDNFEDQIGNDGVQITNLFDLCYWDPLRTDVLLGKYAEKKPFNALTFAQKEITEYDVAIFVMGTTNHLGTSVDGIKVLDKIKMMVNANKGVLIIGTNVVPEAFKPGGDAQARAWLTEWLGIDNVRILGHVQGNTIYGMRVDGVEGDPISRGFQKQCNRQFAENNPELRGPIRYYSGTPFFEIKGGKNAKGFDFIKEAADQNITETWITGARAEQGKARVALWTTNFDIASTYHTNRFYNAMTWAVRWMVSDVPHPEGFLTIEDETVDFGIVEPNQSGYMQAVFMNTGRQKLTVSKFEIAGDEPDGSFRITEGGEGITMNPGDVHIVNLQFSPKEQRLYEDYLIIESDAYNGTIEAKLIGQGGEQVFNGPRLQLSSLPIDFGTVPFGQYSDKNIAISNIGNVAMVVETVTFEEDAGKRFTFAEIVKTPMTVPPGETQYVKIRFTSADEESGNYAGKINVTSNALNNLGKGSLELKARAAGLSTNSGLSLSSTSIDFGEVEVTDDDVQTLKISNIGSNVLRIFSITWDSKSGGENLAQFSFIDNTNVTKPTIEVQPGESHDLKIKFAPQAGKDYAAIIQMLTNDPVDEGLVEVPVAGKGKIPASVKDGIAKIQGLNVKISPNPVTDNSSVEYTLDVSGNLEMSIIDQTGRKVSDIYNQFTNEGLYMKELSAGNLANGVYFLSVKFNGQTVQMPFVISK
- a CDS encoding inorganic pyrophosphatase, encoding MESLHEFWQLAALRFKSHPWHGINIGPDAPEIITAFIEVLPSDTLKYEIDKETGYLKLDRPQKFSSIIPAPYGFVPQTYCGRKVAELCNQSNNRTDILGDGDPLDICVLTERNIVHSNLLLQCRPIGGFRMIDGDEADDKIIAVLRQDEVYADWKNIDDVPTALITRLKHYFLTYKDMPGQINQKCIITHTYGKDVALDVINRSREDYRKKFGKLENRLAIAAMEAINKGQEMTKSRKKN